The Oreochromis niloticus isolate F11D_XX linkage group LG15, O_niloticus_UMD_NMBU, whole genome shotgun sequence genome includes a region encoding these proteins:
- the LOC106096954 gene encoding uncharacterized protein LOC106096954: MAAVMWIQMSSFLLLMLQITAETTPQTLSLRAARAGHDIILSCENVIDGQHNCDYTTWIFSVSRNTPSVELVAHGQIKENVTAEYTRLNVTANCSLLIKKVKVEDVGRYTCRQYKTRGGQQEGPDFMIDLSVINMTEHENNDKVIVNCSVLTHEHCRHTVEWLHEGEKKISDVEIKPGSCSVTVTFKRSHHDQKSKFYNSLKCKVTDDYTKEEQLFPFKLKSSGEKTGENTKSTTAKFTSTTTTMRSIKSSPEPRKTSEGFLFRCIIVSVGFAALLISAVTVNMWTKTKGIKTQMKGNTVHNEEDDVTVNYENTGDSAASVKLHRSTTSTSTHLRNEINYFIIHLFHLIFRKQIIFYVHFASSNRKDNIK, encoded by the exons ATGGCTGCAGTCATGTGGATTCAAATGTCTTCATTCCTGCTGCTGATGCTTCAGATTACAG CAGAAACAACACCACAGACTTTGTCGTTAAGAGCTGCCAGAGCTGGACATGACATCATTTTGTCTTGTGAAAATGTGATCGATGGTCAACATAACTGTGACTATACTACCTGGATATTCAGTGTTTCAAGAAACACACCATCAGTAGAGCTGGTAGCTCATGGAcagattaaagaaaatgttaCAGCTGAATACACCAGACTGAATGTTACAGCGAACTGTTCTCTGCTTATAAAGAAGGTCAAAGTTGAGGATGTTGGTCGTTACACCTGCAGACAGTACAAAACAAGAGGAGGACAACAAGAAGGTCCAGACTTTATGATTGATCTGTCTGTTATTAACA TGACTGAACATGAGAACAATGATAAAGTCATTGTGAACTGCTCTGTGCTGACACATGAACACTGTAGACACACAGTGGAGTGGCTGCATGAGGGTGAAAAGAAAATATCAGACGTGGAGATAAAACCAGGCTCCTGCTCTGTGACTGTGACATTTAAAAGATCTCACCATGATCAGAAGTCAAAGTTTTATAATTCATTGAAGTGCAAAGTGACAGATGATTACACTAAAGAAGAACAACTGTTTCCCTTCAAACTCAAGTCCTCAGGTGAGAAAACAG gtgaaaacacaaaatcaacAACTGCAAAATTCacctcaacaacaacaacaatgagaTCAATAAAATCTTCTCCAGAACCAAGAAAAACCTCAGAAG GTTTTCTGTTCAGATGCATCATCGTGTCTGTGGGTTTCGCAGCACTCCTAATATCTGCTGTTACAGTCAACATGTGGACAAAAACCAAAG GAATCAAAACACAGATGAAAGGAAACACT GTGCATAACGAAGAAGATGATGTTACTGTGAACTATGAAAACACTGGAGACTCTGCTGCTTCTGTCAAACTGCACCGATCAACAACTTCAACATCAACTCACCTCAGAaatgaaattaattattttattattcatttatttcatctcattttcagaaaacaaatcattttctaTGTGCACTTCGCTTCATCTAATAGGAAAGATAACATTAAATAA